The window GCGCCGAATTTAACGGGGATGAGGACTTTCATGCTGACCTTTTGGTCGCCACGCGTGCCCGCCTGGTAGCGCCACTGGCGGACGGCATCGAGCGCGGCCTTGCTGAGGCCGGGATGGGGGGAATCAACGACTTGCGCGTTGGATACACGTCCCTGAGCCGTGACCACCGCGCTGATCTTTACGGTGCCGGTGATGCCCTTGCGATACAGATCCGGCGGGTAGGCGGGCGAAGGCTGGGAGACCGGTCGGGGTTGGGTTTCGTTGAGTTGTTGCGCGACGAGCGCTCCGCCGACGTTCCCAAAGTCGATCCCCAAATCAATCGCCACCGTTCCTGCTCCCGCAGCCCCATCCAGGCTGGGCAGGGTGGGCGCCACGGATGCCAGGTCTGCGGGAGGTGGCGGTGGAGGCGTGTCTTCGGGCTCGGGCGGTTCGGGCTCCTCCAACTCCGGTGGCGGAGGGGGTGGATCAATGACCGTGGTATCGATGACTTCCACCAATTCCTCCTCCTGCTGGATGATGCTCTGCAGAAGCGGCAACACGAGAAAGACGAGCAAGAGCAGCACCACGCCTAGAATGATCGCGAGCCCGTTGTCGGCCATGCGCACTATCTTCTTGCGGCTTTCAGGTCTGCGGACGTCCATCGTTCTCTAATTCTTGGACATGGCGAAGCTCACCTTCATGGCTCCGCCGAGATTGGCCTCATCCTGCACCTTGGTCACCAAACCGTAAGGCGCTCCGGCATCGGCCTTGATGACCACCGGCAGGTTCTCGTCCTTCTTCGTCATGCGCTTCACAATCTGGCGCACGCCGCTCAAGCCCACGTTGTCGCCGCCATAGACAATGTTGCCCTCGGCGGTGACGGCGAAAAAGATGCTTTCCTTCTCCAACTGCTCGAGGCTGAGCGAAACCGGCTGGCTCACATCGGCGTCCGGCATCTTCACGAAAACCGTCGTCACGATGAAGAAAATCAGCAGGATGAACACGCAGTCGATGAGCGGCGAGATATCGACCTCGGTATCGTCCTCTTCCGGCCCACTGGCTCCAAAACGCTTCATTTACGCAGCCCTCCCTTCCTGATGTTCCTGCCTTCTCTTCTGCTTGCGAAGCTGACGCTGGGTCCACTCGGACTCCAAGTGCGCAATGAAGGCCACAAAACGATCCCGCTGCTGCGAGAGATAGAAATAGAGAAAGTAGCCCGGCAGCGCGACGGCCAAGCCGGTCTGCGTCGTGATAAGCGCTTCGGAAATGCCCTTGGCAATGCTGTCGATGGCCTGATCCCCTCCCCCACCGGCGAGCGCGGCGAACGTAGCCAGCATACCCGTGACGGTTCCCAACAATCCCCAAAGCGGAGCAGCGGCCATCGCAATCTTGACGAACTTGAGGTCCGCTTCAATGGAGGGCAATTCCTCGGAACGGAGTTGGTCGAAGGCGGCTGCCATTTCCTCCAAGCTGGGATCCTCGTGAATCTCGATACCCCGGTAGGCAAGATACTCCTTGGCCACGCGCGCGTCTTCCTTGTCCTCCTTGAAGGACTTGCCCTTGGCTTCGCGGCGTTCATGCGCCTGCTTCTTCCATTGCTTGCTGCGGAAGTTCTTGCGCAGTAGAGTCAGCCGGACCTTGGCGGCCGTGAAGTAAAGCAGCAGCCCCGTGAGGGCGAGCGGGATCATGGCCCAGCCGCCCTTGGCCCAGAGATCGGTGCCATCCGCCCACAACTTGTCGGGAGCCGAAAAGCTGAACTTGGCGAAGAAGGCTGGAAGGAGATCGATCATGGGCGTGCTATCAAAGCAACTCAGGCATTGGCAGGAGCGCCGCCGGGTAGCGGGTCATCGCCCTTGGGCGGAATGGGCTTGAAGGGAGGCGTTTGCGGCTCCGGCTCACCGTCGTCCGCGGAGTCGTTGTCCGGACTCGGCTTCTTCTCCATGTCAGGAGAGAGATGGTTCATGAAGCGGATGCCCAGCTTCTCCATATCGTCCACGATGCCCTTGGCCTTGCGCGTGAGGTAGGCGGCCAGCAGGAGCGACGGAATCGCCACGATGAGACCCCACTTGGTCGTGATGAGCGCTTCGGAAATCCCGCTCGCGAACTTGGAGGCATCGCCCGTTCCGAAGAGCGTGATCAAGCGGAAGGTATTGATCATCCCGGACACCGTTCCCAAGAGACCCAGCAGCGGCGCAGCGGCAGCGGTGATTTTGATGAAGGGAAGAAGGCTGTTGAGGTTGGCCTTGGCGCGCAGGACTTGCTCGTAGAGCACTTCCTCGATGAGGCCGCGAGGTTGGTGCGCATGGGCCACGCCTTCTTCCAGCATCTCGCCGATGGGGCCTTTGGTCTTTTCGGCAATGGCACGAGCTTCGGCATCGCGACCCTCATTGAGATGGCGCATCATGAAGTCGAAGCGTTTGTAGGGAATGCGCTTGATGCGAGACATCTGGAACCACTTGATGAGGGCAATCAGCAGAGAAGCCCCGGCCAGACCCAACAAGGGCACCATGACGGCACCCCCGATTTTGATTTCCTCCCAGATCGTCCCTTGGGTCTCGATTACGCGGATGGCCGTGCCGAGCGTAATGTCAAGCGGCAGGCTGCCAGCCCCCGTATTGGCGACCTGGGACACACCGCTGATGTCGATGCCTTCCGGAATGGCCGTAATAGCGGGCTCATTCGAGCCGGGTTGCGCATCGACGAGACCCACAAAGCTGTCATTCTCTCCCGCAAAGTAAACAGTGGGACCGAGGAGGAGAAACTTGCCCTCGCCAATGAGCCCGTCCGGGTTCTTGGCGGTGCCTTGGAAGATCGCACCGCCAATGTTGTCATCGATCCGGTTGGTGGAGAGATCGACGATGGAAAAGCGCGCAAGGAACTGATTCTCCAGCGAGTGATTAGGATTCTCGGCCGTCAAGCGAAGCTCGCTGAGGCGATTGCCGTAGCGCTGACTCTCCGAAATGTGGAGACTGTTTTCCAGCGCACGGGTGTATTCGTCGATCAGATCCATGAGGAACTGATTCTGCTTTTTCTTATCGCCGATCTGGCGCTCCATGTTGCTGACATCCAGCTCGCGGGCGCTCCGCACGGAGAGCACTTCATCATATTCCTTGCGGACCTTGATGAGATCGTTCTCCAGCGCGTTGCGCTGCTCGGCGAGTGGGGCGCGTTCGGTTTGGATCTGCTTGCGGACTTCGGCCAACTGCTCGGTCGCTTGGGCCATGCGATTCTCCAGGCGGGAGACCACCGTATCGAGCGAAGCTTTTTCCTGCGCGAGCCCGCTCATGCCCGTCCCGAGGACAAGGAGTGAAGCCCATAGAATTCGTGGAATGGTGTTCATGGTTTCGGTAGGTCGAAGGCTCATTTCACTTGCATCGGCAGCTCCAGGAAAGTTGCCGTCTTGGTCTGCTCATACATGTCGATCATATCGTTCACGCGATCGGAAATCTCGGGCTGATAGATCCACACCCAGCCATCTTCGCCCGCGTAGCCATAGCCTGCGGCACTCGCAGCCTCGCCCTTGCCGGCATAGTAGGCTTCCGCGAGACCGAAGTAAGCCACACGGACTTCGGCGACCTTGCCATCGGCGGTCTTCCGCTCCTCGTTCAGCAACCAGACGCCGTTGTTGTATTGGTTGATTCCGTCCAGAATGCCCAAGACGGTCGCAAAGCGCTGCCCCAGACTAGCCTCCACCATTTCCGCGTCCTCGGCGGGAAGCTTTTCAAAAAGGGAATTGGTGCTGACCTGCAAGCCTTTGGGAAGTCGTTCCCGCAACTCGCGGACGCGGGCTTCGAATTCCACGATTCGCTCTTCCTGCATCGACGCCAATTGCCCCAACTCCTCATTCTCTTCGCTGA is drawn from Verrucomicrobiota bacterium and contains these coding sequences:
- a CDS encoding energy transducer TonB codes for the protein MADNGLAIILGVVLLLLVFLVLPLLQSIIQQEEELVEVIDTTVIDPPPPPPELEEPEPPEPEDTPPPPPPADLASVAPTLPSLDGAAGAGTVAIDLGIDFGNVGGALVAQQLNETQPRPVSQPSPAYPPDLYRKGITGTVKISAVVTAQGRVSNAQVVDSPHPGLSKAALDAVRQWRYQAGTRGDQKVSMKVLIPVKFGA
- a CDS encoding biopolymer transporter ExbD, whose protein sequence is MKRFGASGPEEDDTEVDISPLIDCVFILLIFFIVTTVFVKMPDADVSQPVSLSLEQLEKESIFFAVTAEGNIVYGGDNVGLSGVRQIVKRMTKKDENLPVVIKADAGAPYGLVTKVQDEANLGGAMKVSFAMSKN
- a CDS encoding MotA/TolQ/ExbB proton channel family protein, with product MIDLLPAFFAKFSFSAPDKLWADGTDLWAKGGWAMIPLALTGLLLYFTAAKVRLTLLRKNFRSKQWKKQAHERREAKGKSFKEDKEDARVAKEYLAYRGIEIHEDPSLEEMAAAFDQLRSEELPSIEADLKFVKIAMAAAPLWGLLGTVTGMLATFAALAGGGGDQAIDSIAKGISEALITTQTGLAVALPGYFLYFYLSQQRDRFVAFIAHLESEWTQRQLRKQKRRQEHQEGRAA
- a CDS encoding MotA/TolQ/ExbB proton channel family protein yields the protein MSLRPTETMNTIPRILWASLLVLGTGMSGLAQEKASLDTVVSRLENRMAQATEQLAEVRKQIQTERAPLAEQRNALENDLIKVRKEYDEVLSVRSARELDVSNMERQIGDKKKQNQFLMDLIDEYTRALENSLHISESQRYGNRLSELRLTAENPNHSLENQFLARFSIVDLSTNRIDDNIGGAIFQGTAKNPDGLIGEGKFLLLGPTVYFAGENDSFVGLVDAQPGSNEPAITAIPEGIDISGVSQVANTGAGSLPLDITLGTAIRVIETQGTIWEEIKIGGAVMVPLLGLAGASLLIALIKWFQMSRIKRIPYKRFDFMMRHLNEGRDAEARAIAEKTKGPIGEMLEEGVAHAHQPRGLIEEVLYEQVLRAKANLNSLLPFIKITAAAAPLLGLLGTVSGMINTFRLITLFGTGDASKFASGISEALITTKWGLIVAIPSLLLAAYLTRKAKGIVDDMEKLGIRFMNHLSPDMEKKPSPDNDSADDGEPEPQTPPFKPIPPKGDDPLPGGAPANA
- a CDS encoding DUF3450 family protein, coding for MKKNEYHYSAKMITLVGSLLLAMTGGVAHAQEEATAVRVEQVKTLLEKFYETQRLISEEESNWQMEKETLASRIELLQTQIDSLQEKITEAEETTTEADKDKAKLSEENEELGQLASMQEERIVEFEARVRELRERLPKGLQVSTNSLFEKLPAEDAEMVEASLGQRFATVLGILDGINQYNNGVWLLNEERKTADGKVAEVRVAYFGLAEAYYAGKGEAASAAGYGYAGEDGWVWIYQPEISDRVNDMIDMYEQTKTATFLELPMQVK